A stretch of Mastacembelus armatus chromosome 1, fMasArm1.2, whole genome shotgun sequence DNA encodes these proteins:
- the LOC113128014 gene encoding TRIO and F-actin-binding protein-like isoform X3 yields the protein MTSRIRRNWVKLLKQAIQNKAHLLSFPHSDLSQSDTGSEKENPPSWRPSSYQPPARFTCKDSGCEPTSSMSTTMAANSHQAAHHCQTVDGDLDTDFSPASQREEGEGWDREQVKRLEERNKWFEEGAYLSEMNSRWDSMELKKGSVPVPVIETMDSEVNRKWAEFETLSFMDMSAQALIGAQAYQSSTTEPSESLVSTQTYQLNPEDSEHAVISSETDMSNSKGALPSINGVQTIPINTAEALKMEALSFQKQVESIKIAHATMGIEVDSPCGPGAHCRARLEAMEVAHQKALQEMQEKHEREIRELEEDRDRMLQDKNQASAEALESLRAAHREELEREVEKARRLSGGAAHMDTSYRGHMPHADVLRSELDVLSERYCQKCLELSCTEQSSKMRESELGHKETELEQLRQENQELKAKLAEEISRMRYFITGQKSDIAKLGTSQRTASDIEVLLRAKENEVQYLKKEINCMQNEVQSVTKEKEVAYERYKQAYVELSDTKACSQLEMGSLNKHLRLANAALQEGARQT from the exons ATGACCTCCAGAATAAGACGGAACTGGGTGAAGTTACTAAAGCAGGCTATCCAGAACAAGGCGCA CCTGCTGTCTTTCCCTCATTCTGACCTCAGCCAATCGGATACCGGCAGCGAGAAAGAGAACCCCCCCTCCTGGAGACCGTCGTCATACCAACCCCCAGCTCGATTCACCTGCAAGGACTCTGGCTGTGAACCTACCAGTTCAATGTCCACCACCATGGCTGCAAACTCCCATCAGGCCGCCCACCACTGCCAAACTGTGGACGGAGATCTGGACACAGACTTTTCTCCAGCCAGTCAGAGAGAAGAAGGGGAGGGCTGGGACCGCGAGCAAGTGAAGAGATTGGAGGAGAGGAACAAGTGGTTTGAGGAAGGGGCTTACCTCAGTGAGATGAACAGCAGGTGGGACTCCATGGAACTGAAAAAGGGGAGTGTACCTGTGCCTGTTATTGAAACTATGGACTCAGAGGTCAACAGGAAGTGGGCAGAATTCGAGACGCTGTCATTTATGGATATGAGTGCACAGGCTCTCATTGGAGCCCAGGCTTATCAGTCAAGCACAACAGAACCATCAGAGTCTCTAGTCAGCACCCAGACTTATCAGTTGAACCCTGAAGATTCTGAACATGCTGTCATCAGTTCAGAAACTGATATGTCAAACTCAAAGGGGGCTCTTCCATCAATAAACGGTGTCCAAACTATTCCAATTAATACAGCTGAAGCTCTTAAAATGGAG GCCCTTTCTTTTCAAAAGCAAGTGGAGAGCATCAAGATAGCACATGCAACTATGGGAATAGAAGTGGACAGCCCATGTGGCCCTGGGGCTCACTGTAGGGCAAGACTTGAAGCCATGGAAGTTGCCCATCAGAAAGCATTGCAGGAGATGCAGGAGAAACATGAGAGGGAGATCAGGGAGCTGGAAGAAGATAGAGACAGGATGCTGCAGGACAAGAACCAGGCATCTGCTGAAG CTTTAGAATCACTGAGAGCAGCTCAcagagaggagctggagagagaggtggagaaggCCAGGAGGTTGTCTGGAGGAGCTGCACACATGGATACATCATACAGAGGGCACAT GCCCCATGCAGATGTCTTGCGCAGTGAATTAGATGTGTTGTCAGAACGCTACTGTCAGAAGTGCCTGGAGCTGAGCTGCACTGAACAGAGCAGCAAGATGCGAGAGTCTGAGCTCGGCCACaaggagacagagctggagcAGCTCCGACAAGAGaaccag GAGCTTAAGGCCAAACTAGCAGAAGAGATCAGCCGTATGCGTTATTTCATCACAGGGCAGAAGTCAGATATAGCAAAACTTGGCACCAGTCAGCGAACCGCATCAGACATAGAG GTTTTACTaagagcaaaagaaaatgagGTGCAATATCTCAAAAAAGAAATCAACTGTATGCAGAATGAAGTACAGTCTGTCACCAAG GAGAAAGAAGTGGCCTATGAGCGTTATAAACAGGCCTATGTCGAGCTAAGTGACACAAAGGCTTGTAGTCAGCTGGAGATGGGCTCCCTCAACAAACACCTGAGACTGGCCAATGCTGCACTTCAGGAGGGAGCAAGACAGACCTGA
- the mb gene encoding myoglobin, giving the protein MADFDAVLKNWGKVENDYNTFGRLVLVRLFTEHPETQSFFPKFANIPRDQMADNTAISDHGATVLKKVGELLKAKGSHAAILKPLSETHALKHKISIDNFKLITEILVKILAEKGVLDSAGQQCLRNIMGIVVNDLAANYKQLGVSL; this is encoded by the exons ATGGCTGACTTCGACGCAGTTTTGAAGAACTGGGGTAAAGTGGAGAACGATTACAACACCTTTGGGAGACTGGTTCTGGTCCG tttgttcacAGAACACCCAGAAACACAGAGCTTCTTCCCCAAATTTGCCAACATTCCCCGAGATCAGATGGCCGACAACACAGCCATTAGTGACCATGGTGCTACTGTGCTGAAGAAAGTTGGTGAACTGCTGAAGGCCAAAGGCAGCCATGCTGCCATTCTCAAACCTCTGTCTGAAACCCATGCCCTCAAGCACAAGATCTCCATTGATAACTTCAAG CTGATCACCGAGATCCTTGTCAAAATCCTGGCAGAGAAGGGAGTACTTGATTCTGCTGGGCAACAGTGCCTGAGGAACATTATGGGCATTGTTGTCAATGACCTTGCAGCCAACTACAAACAGCTCGGTGTCTCTTTGTAA
- the pane1 gene encoding centromere protein M, producing the protein MSLLKSFNNFPALNTANILLVENEEQFQQSLANALVEAADAIVNVRLAKSLPVPTKNEESRPRIDLVVFIINLTSELSFESTEASLKYLDCGYFLGKVCFMLTNARNASIPPERLDAVRKLASLLHCPLLFAEDQTPDGVTNAAERLLTILKVAAGHVPMTTALYMSILTQCTVLPDIDQPSFD; encoded by the exons ATGTCGCTGCTCAAGTCGTTTAATAATTTTCCTGCTCTgaacacagcaaacattttg CTGGTGGAAAACGAGGAGCAGTTTCAACAGAGTTTAGCAAACGCTCTGGTGGAGGCGGCCGACGCCATTGTTAATGT GAGACTAGCCAAAAGTCTCCCTGTACCCACCAAGAATGAGGAGAGTCGTCCAAGAATAGACCTGGTAGTTTTCATCATTAACCTGACCTCAGAGCTCAG TTTCGAGTCAACAGAAGCCTCCCTGAAATATTTGGACTGTGGATATTTCCTtggaaaagtctgttttatgCTCACTAATG CTCGTAATGCTTCAATCCCCCCAGAGCGCCTTGATGCTGTTAGAAAGCTGGCTTCTTTGCTCCACTGCCCTCTGCTGTTTGCAGAGGATCAG ACACCAGATGGTGTGACCAATGCTGCAGAGAGGCTCCTGACCATCCTGAAAGTGGCAGCCGGTCATGTTCCCATGACTACTGCTCTCTACATGTCCATCCTGACTCAATGCACAGTGCTCCCAGACATTGACCAGCCGAGCTTTGATTAG
- the LOC113128014 gene encoding TRIO and F-actin-binding protein-like isoform X2 — protein sequence MSRLDDNGKWRKLWFVLGDTCLRYYRDSEVEESDNLDGEIDLTSCVNVSECEVEKNYGLQIETKRAVFTLSAMTSRIRRNWVKLLKQAIQNKAHQSDTGSEKENPPSWRPSSYQPPARFTCKDSGCEPTSSMSTTMAANSHQAAHHCQTVDGDLDTDFSPASQREEGEGWDREQVKRLEERNKWFEEGAYLSEMNSRWDSMELKKGSVPVPVIETMDSEVNRKWAEFETLSFMDMSAQALIGAQAYQSSTTEPSESLVSTQTYQLNPEDSEHAVISSETDMSNSKGALPSINGVQTIPINTAEALKMEALSFQKQVESIKIAHATMGIEVDSPCGPGAHCRARLEAMEVAHQKALQEMQEKHEREIRELEEDRDRMLQDKNQASAEALESLRAAHREELEREVEKARRLSGGAAHMDTSYRGHMPHADVLRSELDVLSERYCQKCLELSCTEQSSKMRESELGHKETELEQLRQENQELKAKLAEEISRMRYFITGQKSDIAKLGTSQRTASDIEVLLRAKENEVQYLKKEINCMQNEVQSVTKEKEVAYERYKQAYVELSDTKACSQLEMGSLNKHLRLANAALQEGARQT from the exons ATGTCCAGATTGGATGATAATGGCAAG TGGAGAAAACTCTGGTTTGTTCTGGGTGATACTTGCCTGAGGTACTACAGAGACTCTGAGGTTGAGGAG TCAGATAATCTGGATGGAGAGATCGACCTGACAtcctgtgtgaatgtgtcagaaTGTGAGGTAGAGAAGAACTATGGACTCCAAATAGAA ACAAAGAGAGCAGTGTTCACTCTCTCTGCTATGACCTCCAGAATAAGACGGAACTGGGTGAAGTTACTAAAGCAGGCTATCCAGAACAAGGCGCA CCAATCGGATACCGGCAGCGAGAAAGAGAACCCCCCCTCCTGGAGACCGTCGTCATACCAACCCCCAGCTCGATTCACCTGCAAGGACTCTGGCTGTGAACCTACCAGTTCAATGTCCACCACCATGGCTGCAAACTCCCATCAGGCCGCCCACCACTGCCAAACTGTGGACGGAGATCTGGACACAGACTTTTCTCCAGCCAGTCAGAGAGAAGAAGGGGAGGGCTGGGACCGCGAGCAAGTGAAGAGATTGGAGGAGAGGAACAAGTGGTTTGAGGAAGGGGCTTACCTCAGTGAGATGAACAGCAGGTGGGACTCCATGGAACTGAAAAAGGGGAGTGTACCTGTGCCTGTTATTGAAACTATGGACTCAGAGGTCAACAGGAAGTGGGCAGAATTCGAGACGCTGTCATTTATGGATATGAGTGCACAGGCTCTCATTGGAGCCCAGGCTTATCAGTCAAGCACAACAGAACCATCAGAGTCTCTAGTCAGCACCCAGACTTATCAGTTGAACCCTGAAGATTCTGAACATGCTGTCATCAGTTCAGAAACTGATATGTCAAACTCAAAGGGGGCTCTTCCATCAATAAACGGTGTCCAAACTATTCCAATTAATACAGCTGAAGCTCTTAAAATGGAG GCCCTTTCTTTTCAAAAGCAAGTGGAGAGCATCAAGATAGCACATGCAACTATGGGAATAGAAGTGGACAGCCCATGTGGCCCTGGGGCTCACTGTAGGGCAAGACTTGAAGCCATGGAAGTTGCCCATCAGAAAGCATTGCAGGAGATGCAGGAGAAACATGAGAGGGAGATCAGGGAGCTGGAAGAAGATAGAGACAGGATGCTGCAGGACAAGAACCAGGCATCTGCTGAAG CTTTAGAATCACTGAGAGCAGCTCAcagagaggagctggagagagaggtggagaaggCCAGGAGGTTGTCTGGAGGAGCTGCACACATGGATACATCATACAGAGGGCACAT GCCCCATGCAGATGTCTTGCGCAGTGAATTAGATGTGTTGTCAGAACGCTACTGTCAGAAGTGCCTGGAGCTGAGCTGCACTGAACAGAGCAGCAAGATGCGAGAGTCTGAGCTCGGCCACaaggagacagagctggagcAGCTCCGACAAGAGaaccag GAGCTTAAGGCCAAACTAGCAGAAGAGATCAGCCGTATGCGTTATTTCATCACAGGGCAGAAGTCAGATATAGCAAAACTTGGCACCAGTCAGCGAACCGCATCAGACATAGAG GTTTTACTaagagcaaaagaaaatgagGTGCAATATCTCAAAAAAGAAATCAACTGTATGCAGAATGAAGTACAGTCTGTCACCAAG GAGAAAGAAGTGGCCTATGAGCGTTATAAACAGGCCTATGTCGAGCTAAGTGACACAAAGGCTTGTAGTCAGCTGGAGATGGGCTCCCTCAACAAACACCTGAGACTGGCCAATGCTGCACTTCAGGAGGGAGCAAGACAGACCTGA
- the LOC113128015 gene encoding putative RNA-binding protein Luc7-like 1, with amino-acid sequence MSAQAQMRAMLDQLMGTGRDGDTMRQRIKFTDERVCKSHLLDSCPHDILSGTRMDLGECVKVHDLALRADYEIASKEQEYFFELDAAEHLQSFIADCDRRTELAKKRLAETQDEISAEVAAKAERVHELNEEIGKLLARAEQLGGEGNVDEAQQLLEKVEKTRALKKEAEDVYRNSMPASSFQQQKLRVCEVCSAYLGLHDNDRRLADHFGGKLHLGFIEIREKLEKLRKAVIEKQERMRMRRREEREREDERERQWEMEREREREREREWERERERERERRRSRSRSGDRYRDGGSSSSHRSRRHRSSHSREEGGDRDRERERKHRHKDRHRSRSHSHRRKRKRSSRERSSHTREKERSLSQERWKDVAGDGWREDRAEYWEDRERSTSLDMARSRERERSLSYERDRRSSSEERESGEI; translated from the exons ATGTCTGCCCAGGCTCAGATGCGAGCGATGCTGGACCAGCTCATGGGGACGGGGAGAGACG GCGACACAATGCGGCAGAGAATCAAATTCACAGATGAGCGAGTCTGCAAAAGTCACCTTTTGGATTCCTGTCCACATGATATCCTGTCAGGCACC AGAATGGACCTGGGGGAGTGTGTGAAAGTCCATGACCTGGCCCTCAGAGCAGACTATGAGATTGCCTCTAAGGAGCAGGAGTACTTTTTTGAACTTGAT gCTGCTGAACACCTTCAGTCTTTCATTGCTGACTGTGACCGTAGGACGGAGCTGGCCAAGAAGAGACTAGCTGAGACACAGGATGAGATCAGCGCCGAAGTGGCTGCAAAG GCTGAGCGTGTGCACGAGCTGAATGAAGAAATCGGGAAGCTGTTGGCCCGGGCAGAGCAGCTCGGAGGTGAGGGGAACGTAGACGAGgctcagcagctgctggaaaaagtggaaaagacccgggctttaaagaaagaagctGAG GATGTGTACAGAAACTCGATGCCAGCTTCCAGCTTTCAGCAACAAAAATTACGGGTGTGTGAAGTGTGCTCTGCCTATTTGGGTCTGCACGACAATGACCGACGCCTGGCCGATCACTTTGGGGGCAAACTGCATCTTGGCTTCATTGAAATCCGTGAGAAGCTCGAAAAGCTAAGG aaaGCAGTTATAGAGAAACAAGAAAGAATGCGAATGAGACGACGAGAGGAACgtgaaagagaagatgaaagagAGCGTCAGTGGGAGATGGAGcgggaaagggagagagagcggGAGCGAGAATGGGAAAGAGaacgagagagggagagggagcgcAGGAG gTCAAGATCTAGAAGTGGAGACCGTTATAG AGATGGCGGCAGTTCGTCCTCCCATCGTTCAAGACGCCACCGTTCTTCTCATTCCAGAGAAGAAGGTGGAGATAGGGAccgggagagagagaggaagcatCGACACAAGGACAGGCATCGCTCGCGCTCCCACTCTCATAGACGCAAAAGGAAGAG GTCTTCTAGGGAACGATCATCTCACACTCGTGAGAAAGAGCGCTCATTGTCCCAGGAGAGATGGAAAGATGTTGCAGGAGACGGATGGCGTGAAGACCGGGCAGAGTActgggaggacagagagaggtcCACCTCTCTGGACATGGCCAGAAGCAGGGAACGAGAAAGATCCCTGTCATACGAACGGGATAGACGCTCCAGCTCGGAGGAACGAGAGTCCGGGGAGATATGA
- the LOC113128014 gene encoding TRIO and F-actin-binding protein-like isoform X1 encodes MSRLDDNGKWRKLWFVLGDTCLRYYRDSEVEESDNLDGEIDLTSCVNVSECEVEKNYGLQIETKRAVFTLSAMTSRIRRNWVKLLKQAIQNKAHLLSFPHSDLSQSDTGSEKENPPSWRPSSYQPPARFTCKDSGCEPTSSMSTTMAANSHQAAHHCQTVDGDLDTDFSPASQREEGEGWDREQVKRLEERNKWFEEGAYLSEMNSRWDSMELKKGSVPVPVIETMDSEVNRKWAEFETLSFMDMSAQALIGAQAYQSSTTEPSESLVSTQTYQLNPEDSEHAVISSETDMSNSKGALPSINGVQTIPINTAEALKMEALSFQKQVESIKIAHATMGIEVDSPCGPGAHCRARLEAMEVAHQKALQEMQEKHEREIRELEEDRDRMLQDKNQASAEALESLRAAHREELEREVEKARRLSGGAAHMDTSYRGHMPHADVLRSELDVLSERYCQKCLELSCTEQSSKMRESELGHKETELEQLRQENQELKAKLAEEISRMRYFITGQKSDIAKLGTSQRTASDIEVLLRAKENEVQYLKKEINCMQNEVQSVTKEKEVAYERYKQAYVELSDTKACSQLEMGSLNKHLRLANAALQEGARQT; translated from the exons ATGTCCAGATTGGATGATAATGGCAAG TGGAGAAAACTCTGGTTTGTTCTGGGTGATACTTGCCTGAGGTACTACAGAGACTCTGAGGTTGAGGAG TCAGATAATCTGGATGGAGAGATCGACCTGACAtcctgtgtgaatgtgtcagaaTGTGAGGTAGAGAAGAACTATGGACTCCAAATAGAA ACAAAGAGAGCAGTGTTCACTCTCTCTGCTATGACCTCCAGAATAAGACGGAACTGGGTGAAGTTACTAAAGCAGGCTATCCAGAACAAGGCGCA CCTGCTGTCTTTCCCTCATTCTGACCTCAGCCAATCGGATACCGGCAGCGAGAAAGAGAACCCCCCCTCCTGGAGACCGTCGTCATACCAACCCCCAGCTCGATTCACCTGCAAGGACTCTGGCTGTGAACCTACCAGTTCAATGTCCACCACCATGGCTGCAAACTCCCATCAGGCCGCCCACCACTGCCAAACTGTGGACGGAGATCTGGACACAGACTTTTCTCCAGCCAGTCAGAGAGAAGAAGGGGAGGGCTGGGACCGCGAGCAAGTGAAGAGATTGGAGGAGAGGAACAAGTGGTTTGAGGAAGGGGCTTACCTCAGTGAGATGAACAGCAGGTGGGACTCCATGGAACTGAAAAAGGGGAGTGTACCTGTGCCTGTTATTGAAACTATGGACTCAGAGGTCAACAGGAAGTGGGCAGAATTCGAGACGCTGTCATTTATGGATATGAGTGCACAGGCTCTCATTGGAGCCCAGGCTTATCAGTCAAGCACAACAGAACCATCAGAGTCTCTAGTCAGCACCCAGACTTATCAGTTGAACCCTGAAGATTCTGAACATGCTGTCATCAGTTCAGAAACTGATATGTCAAACTCAAAGGGGGCTCTTCCATCAATAAACGGTGTCCAAACTATTCCAATTAATACAGCTGAAGCTCTTAAAATGGAG GCCCTTTCTTTTCAAAAGCAAGTGGAGAGCATCAAGATAGCACATGCAACTATGGGAATAGAAGTGGACAGCCCATGTGGCCCTGGGGCTCACTGTAGGGCAAGACTTGAAGCCATGGAAGTTGCCCATCAGAAAGCATTGCAGGAGATGCAGGAGAAACATGAGAGGGAGATCAGGGAGCTGGAAGAAGATAGAGACAGGATGCTGCAGGACAAGAACCAGGCATCTGCTGAAG CTTTAGAATCACTGAGAGCAGCTCAcagagaggagctggagagagaggtggagaaggCCAGGAGGTTGTCTGGAGGAGCTGCACACATGGATACATCATACAGAGGGCACAT GCCCCATGCAGATGTCTTGCGCAGTGAATTAGATGTGTTGTCAGAACGCTACTGTCAGAAGTGCCTGGAGCTGAGCTGCACTGAACAGAGCAGCAAGATGCGAGAGTCTGAGCTCGGCCACaaggagacagagctggagcAGCTCCGACAAGAGaaccag GAGCTTAAGGCCAAACTAGCAGAAGAGATCAGCCGTATGCGTTATTTCATCACAGGGCAGAAGTCAGATATAGCAAAACTTGGCACCAGTCAGCGAACCGCATCAGACATAGAG GTTTTACTaagagcaaaagaaaatgagGTGCAATATCTCAAAAAAGAAATCAACTGTATGCAGAATGAAGTACAGTCTGTCACCAAG GAGAAAGAAGTGGCCTATGAGCGTTATAAACAGGCCTATGTCGAGCTAAGTGACACAAAGGCTTGTAGTCAGCTGGAGATGGGCTCCCTCAACAAACACCTGAGACTGGCCAATGCTGCACTTCAGGAGGGAGCAAGACAGACCTGA
- the smdt1b gene encoding single-pass membrane protein with aspartate-rich tail 1b: MATGLLRLPLRISLKNTVIMSRNSRLETPNIFKTTQIRTRVSTPTGAILPKPEKTPFGLTRMTVVVVPFLYMGTLISKNFAALLEEHDIFVPEDDDDDD; this comes from the exons ATGGCGACCGGTTTACTGCGACTCCCGCTACGAATTTCCCTGAAAAACACGGTGATAATGAGCCGTAACAGCCGTTTGGAAACACCGAACATTTTCAAGACGACTCAAATTCGCACCAGGGTGTCGACGCCGACGGGGGCAATCCTACCGAAGCCGGAGAAA ACGCCATTTGGTCTTACCCGCATGACAGTAGTGGTGGTGCCTTTCCTGTACATGGGAACTCTGATTAGCAAGAATTTTGCTGCTCTCTTGGAGGAGCATGACATCTTTGTCcctgaggatgatgatgatgatgattga